Proteins encoded together in one Oreochromis aureus strain Israel breed Guangdong linkage group 23, ZZ_aureus, whole genome shotgun sequence window:
- the filip1l gene encoding filamin A-interacting protein 1-like gives MVVDEQQRLTEQLKQQTAKVQELSASSSQAQEELSSANARLQEEEQKVCRLEAELRDQASRYHQEQEGMTAKLTSEDAQNRQLRQKLSALSRQLDELEETNKTLRRAEEELQELRDKISRGECGNSGLMSELEELRKRVLEMEGKDEELIRMEDQCRDLNKKLEKEASQNRCLKAEVDKLNQRIMDLEKLEDAFSKSKQECSSLKSNLEKERSVSKVLTSELEVLKVRVKELEAAESQLGKTELTLKEDLTKLKTLTVMLVDERKAMAEKLKQMENKVQNSTGKLQAEQDRVTSVTEKLIDESKKALRSKAELEEKICSVTKEKDDLKARLRAEEEKSNDLESKISLMKKRLQSLETIEREHLRNKAKEENIKTPIANRFQQEDNKVKDLTQEVERLRRKLKDMKVVEGESLKTEAFESLEKRFNNEQEKAKALMEELEVSRKELSKYQLAEKKECNQEHVLYKRLKEEEAKSSHLTREVAALKEKIHEYMGTEESICRMKTDHSTLQRKLTQQEVRNKELAREMETLTRELERYRRFSKSLRPGMNGRRFSDLHVSTKEVQTDPLDFMSPNCKGMPPLERAVVNGKLYDENEPEENANYSNELQLTKCSPAIINNVNNLNNNLKRARGPLLKNKDAPHQVNGKMQPRQNGSHVQPGDVVLTHSPGQPLHIKVTPDHGHNTAMLEITSPTTENTQSFTSTAVIPTSGGPPKQRITIIQNASISPNAKSISPTAKSKSSSVSDEPCSPDRALSPFTMATYSRAMTPDSCGSVTPDRAMSPIQIVSVMTGTPDRSLSTEPVEVVGGHAVFRVTPERQNSWQVQRSPSMGPNVITTEDNKIHIHLGSPFIQGISTSSQTQSPCHTPGLPEQRTQVLANCSSPTVKANSKITSSIMIKPTSIPIQRPSQITVSNAYD, from the coding sequence ATGGTTGTGGATGAACAGCAGCGTCTTACCGAGCAGCTGAAGCAACAGACAGCTAAGGTCCAAGAACTGAGTGCCAGTTCTTCACAAGCCCAGGAAGAGCTGAGCTCAGCTAATGCTCGTCTGCAGGAAGAGGAGCAAAAGGTCTGTCGCTTGGAGGCTGAGCTGCGTGACCAAGCCAGTCGATACCATCAGGAACAGGAAGGCATGACTGCCAAATTAACCAGCGAGGATGCCCAAAACAGGCAGCTGCGTCAGAAGCTTTCAGCTCTCAGCAGGCAGCTTGATGAGCTGGAGGAGACCAATAAAACCCTGCGCAGGGCTGAGGAGGAACTGCAAGAGCTGAGAGACAAAATTAGCCGCGGTGAGTGTGGAAACTCTGGCCTCATGTCAGAGCTTGAAGAGTTACGAAAACGGGTACTTGAAATGGAGGGAAAGGATGAAGAGCTGATCAGAATGGAGGACCAATGCAGGGACCTCAACAAAAAACTGGAGAAAGAGGCCAGCCAAAACCGGTGCCTGAAAGCTGAAGTGGACAAACTGAATCAAAGAATCATGGACTTGGAGAAACTAGAGGATGCATTCAGTAAGAGCAAACAAGAATGCAGCTCACTGAAAAGCAACTTGGAGAAAGAGAGGTCGGTGTCAAAGGTTCTGACCAGTGAGTTGGAAGTCCTCAAAGTCAGAGTCAAAGAATTGGAGGCTGCTGAAAGCCAGCTGGGAAAGACAGAGCTGACTCTGAAGGAAGATCTCACCAAGCTAAAGACTCTCACAGTGATGCTGGTGGATGAGAGAAAGGCAATGGCAGAGAAGCTGAAGCAAATGGAGAACAAAGTCCAGAACAGCACAGGCAAACTGCAGGCTGAACAGGACAGAGTTACATCAGTTACAGAGAAGCTTATTGACGAAAGCAAGAAAGCACTGAGATCAAAGGCTGAGCTTGAGGAGAAAATCTGCAGTGTTACAAAGGAAAAGGATGACTTGAAGGCCAGGTTAAGAgctgaggaggagaagagtaATGATTTGGAGTCTAAAATAAGCTTGATGAAGAAAAGGTTGCAATCACTTGAGACAATAGAGAGAGAACACCTGAGAAACAAGGCTAAAGAGGAGAATATCAAAACGCCAATTGCTAACCGCTTCCAGCAAgaagacaacaaagtaaaagatTTGACCCAGGAAGTCGAACGCCTCCGACGTAAGTTAAAAGACATGAAAGTGGTGGAAGGCGAATCATTAAAAACAGAGGCGTTTGAATCGCTGGAGAAAAGATTTAACAACGAGCAAGAAAAAGCTAAAGCCTTGATGGAAGAGCTGGAAGTATCTAGAAAAGAGCTTTCAAAGTACCAGCTGGCTGAAAAGAAAGAGTGCAACCAAGAGCATGTCCTTTACAAACGCCTTAAGGAAGAGGAGGCCAAGTCCAGCCATTTGACCAGAGAGGTGGCAGCTCTGAAAGAGAAGATTCATGAATACATGGGAACAGAAGAGTCCATTTGCCGCATGAAAACTGACCACTCGACACTGCAGAGAAAACTGACCCAGCAGGAAGTCAGAAACAAAGAACTGGCCAGAGAAATGGAGACGCTCACTCGAGAGCTGGAAAGATACCGACGGTTCAGCAAAAGCCTTCGCCCAGGAATGAACGGCAGGCGCTTTTCAGACCTGCATGTTTCCACTAAGGAGGTTCAGACAGACCCACTTGATTTCATGTCTCCCAACTGCAAGGGTATGCCACCGCTGGAACGTGCAGTGGTGAACGGCAAGCTGTACGACGAGAACGAACCGGAAGAAAATGCAAATTACAGCAATGAGCTGCAGCTCACCAAATGTAGCCCCGCGATTATCAATAATGTAAATAATCttaacaacaacctgaaaagaGCACGAGGCCCGCTCCTTAAAAACAAAGACGCTCCTCATCAGGTCAATGGAAAAATGCAACCGCGGCAGAACGGCAGCCATGTTCAGCCTGGAGACGTCGTGTTGACCCACAGTCCTGGGCAGCCTCTGCATATTAAAGTGACACCTGACCACGGACACAACACTGCAATGCTAGAGATCACCAGTCCGACCACAGAAAACACCCAGTCATTCaccagcactgctgtcataccCACAAGCGGGGGTCCACccaaacaaagaattaccatcATCCAGAATGCATCTATATCCCCTAATGCAAAATCCATTTCCCCAACAGCAAAATCTAAGAGTTCCTCTGTGTCTGACGAGCCATGTTCACCAGATAGGGCCCTGTCACCTTTTACTATGGCTACATACTCCAGAGCGATGACCCCAGACTCTTGTGGCTCTGTAACCCCAGACAGAGCCATGTCACCAATACAAATAGTATCAGTGATGACAGGCACCCCCGACCGCTCCTTATCCACGGAGCCAGTTGAGGTTGTTGGAGGACACGCCGTCTTCCGCGTGACCCCTGAAAGGCAGAATAGCTGGCAGGTCCAGAGGTCCCCCAGCATGGGGCCCAACGTCATCACCACAGAGGACAACAAAATCCACATTCACTTAGGGAGCCCATTCATTCAGGGCATCAGCACTTCGTCCCAAACGCAGAGTCCATGCCACACGCCTGGACTTCCCGAACAAAGGACTCAGGTGCTTGCAAACTGCAGTTCTCCTACTGTCAAAGCCAACAGCAAAATCACAAGTAGCATCATGATTAAGCCCACCTCCATCCCAATCCAAAGGCCATCACAAATTACAGTAAGTAATGCCTACGACTGA